GTATATAGACTATGCTGATAATGCTGAGTTTTGAGAACTTGTTCAATCAACAATCTGGCATCGAAAGACTCACATGAACAAGGAATTTTTGGATCTAAGTAGGAGAATTCATCCTCTGTCAAACAATTGCTTTCTACTGGTCTAAGCAAGCAATAACTAGTTTCAAAAGACTGACCAATTGTGGCAACAATTTTCTCCAACATGCTGGAGTAGTCTAACGATTCACGTATTGCAGTAGTGACGGCATTAAATAATGATTCTCGTCGTAGGGCACGGCGTAGTTCTTGAGTACGCTTTTTGACTAGCTGATAGGTGTCTGCTGCTTGCTCAACAATTTCTTTGAGTCGATCCGGTTTCCAAGGTTTAGTAATGTATTTGAAGACCTGACCAGAGTTAATGGCATCAACTAAATCTTCAACATCAGTAAAACCAGTCAGTAAGATGCGTATTGTATCAGGAAAGCGCTCTACTGTCAAACTCAAAAATTCTGTGCCATTCATCTCTGGCATTCTTTGGTCAGAGATAATCACAGCCATTTCACCTTCTTTATCCAAAATTTCAAGTGCTTTCATTGCATGATTTGCTTTGTACACTTGAAAGTCTCGCCGAAAAGTACGGTAGAGTAGTTCTAGGTTATCCGGCTCATCATCTACCACCATCAATTTGAGTTTTTCCACATCTGTCTCAGTCATATTCGACTTCACTATTCCAGATATTTCAATGGCGAAATGGCGTAATCATATCTGTTACACCTAAATCGTCATTTGAACATTAAGAAAGACTGCATTCAGGGTAATCCACTCATTTTTAACACATATTTATGATAAAAAAGTAGTAATTCTACTGATTAGCGAATAGTGAACTAAAATTATTTTTCTAGTAATTTATCTAGCCTATCCGACTAATCCAGAACGCAAAGCCCTAACTGCTGCCTGGGTACGGTCGTCGGCACATAGTTTGTTTAAAATGTTACGAACATGTGTTTTGACAGTACCAACCGTAATGTATAACCTTTCCGCAATTACAGCATTACTACAACCTTCTACAATCAGTTGCAATACTTCTAATTCTCTTTCTGTGAGGATGTAGGGGTCAATTATATCTTCTTCAGTACCATTATTTTCTAAACTTGGCACTGAAATTTTAGTCTCTGCTGTCCCCTCTAATTTCAATGGATTTTGTTGTGCTTGTTGTAATACAATACGAGCGATCGCTGGATCAATCCAAGCATTGCCATTGTAAGTAACACGTACAGCTTCTGGTAAGTTATCGAACTTGATATCCTTCATACAATAGGAGTCAGCCCCAGCGGCAAAAGCTGCAAGAACGGCTTCTTTGTTATCACGCAGAGTCAAAATTAATACTTTTACTCCTGAATCTTCTCCGTTGGCAGATGCTTTTACCTCTCGTGTAAGTTCAATACCATCTTTATCTGGTAAACCGATATCTATAATTGCAATATCTGGTTGTATAGTTTTTAACAATTTTATACCATCAGCAGCATTAGCAGCTTCTCCCACCACTTCTATTTCTTCTTTTTGCTGTAGTGCTATTTTGATACCTACACGGGTGAGATCATGATCTTCTATCAATACCACACGAATTTTATTCATAGTCAATTCTGCCTGTTGCACTCTTAACTGTGTATGATTGAGTTTACTAAAAAGTTTTAGAAGATGGAGTGTGAACTATTTGCGAATTGAGAATTGCGAATAGCGAATCCTGAATTAGTTTGAGTTTAGCTACTTGATCCTGCACTAAAAATAAACTGACTTAAATCATGAGTTTGGACAATACTTTGATGTTGGGGGATGAAGATAAAGCCCTTTCTATTTTTACTTTTATGCCTAATGCTTTCTACCCTCATCTTGTGTTTTGAAATTTAATAGCAGTGTATTGTAAAACACTTTGTATTTAATAACACAATATAATACAATTAGACCTAAAGTATCTTGATCGGTATGGCAATCTACTTTTAGAAGGAATGTAGCGAAAATTATCTAATTAAAATTTGTGATATAAAATACGCATTTTTAGGGAATTCTCTATTTGCAAAAATTTGTTAGACTATCGTTCGATAAACATTGGTGTGAGGCTACTCAAAAGTAGGCTATGTTTAAACCGCCTAAAGTATTTTCGGTGTTGGGGCTACCAGTTCATATCATGACTGATTATCCAAGCTGGTTGCTGGAAAGCCTGAAGCAAGGCATGGGAGCGCATGTAATCACTCTCAATGCCGAAATGACTATGCAGGCAGAACAAAACAAATCTCTAGCTGAGGTAATCAAAACTGCTGAGCTAGTTATTCCAGATGGAGCGGGAGTAGTTCTGTTTTTGCGGTGGTTGCGACGGCAAAAAGTGCAGCGAATACCAGGAATCGAGCTAGCAGAGACCCTGTTGCGAGAACTTGGAGAAAAACAAACGGAAGCAAAAGTATTTTTCTATGGCGGTGCTACTGGAGTTGCTGCCGAAGCCGCAGACTTTTGGCAGAGGCAAATTCCGAGTTTGACTATAGCAGGTACACATTCTGGCTTCCATTCCCCAGCAGAAGAGGAACAATTACGACAAACTCTTGCTCAAGTTCAGCCACAAGTTATTTTTGTTGG
Above is a genomic segment from Fischerella sp. JS2 containing:
- a CDS encoding response regulator transcription factor, with amino-acid sequence MNKIRVVLIEDHDLTRVGIKIALQQKEEIEVVGEAANAADGIKLLKTIQPDIAIIDIGLPDKDGIELTREVKASANGEDSGVKVLILTLRDNKEAVLAAFAAGADSYCMKDIKFDNLPEAVRVTYNGNAWIDPAIARIVLQQAQQNPLKLEGTAETKISVPSLENNGTEEDIIDPYILTERELEVLQLIVEGCSNAVIAERLYITVGTVKTHVRNILNKLCADDRTQAAVRALRSGLVG
- a CDS encoding WecB/TagA/CpsF family glycosyltransferase, encoding MFKPPKVFSVLGLPVHIMTDYPSWLLESLKQGMGAHVITLNAEMTMQAEQNKSLAEVIKTAELVIPDGAGVVLFLRWLRRQKVQRIPGIELAETLLRELGEKQTEAKVFFYGGATGVAAEAADFWQRQIPSLTIAGTHSGFHSPAEEEQLRQTLAQVQPQVIFVGLGVPRQELWIAQNRHLCPQAIWIGVGGSFDIWSGTKTRAPAWLGNNHLEWLYRLYKEPWRWRRMLALPKFALKSLIYGLTVREAISQ